A region from the Riemerella anatipestifer genome encodes:
- a CDS encoding M16 family metallopeptidase encodes MKYDVISHTDKNGLEYLSVTNDDNQVRIYTLKNGLKVYLSKNSDAPRIQTYIPVRTGSNNDPKDNTGLAHYLEHMMFKGTSKIGSLDWEKERPLLQKLSDLFEQHKATQNEEEKKQIYKEIDTISQEAAQYAIPNEYDKILSSLGASGTNAHTWLDETVYKNNIPSNELEKWFKVEKERFSELALRLFHTELESVYEEFNRAQDNDFRLVHYEIMDALFPNHPNGQQTTLGKAEHLKNPSMEALHKYFNEYYVPNNYALILVGDLDFEPTIALAERYFGTFYFRELPPKTPIIEQPISNIIKRTIKSPSAPRLQMAWRSHSYGTQEARLTEICTQILSNNGEVGLIDLNINQKQTALRASAFHSPFKSYGFLSIVIVPKENQTLDEAKDLILSQIEALKKGDFPDWLIPAIINDIKKGRLKQLETADGLATLLYETFIKEREWNEELNELNLYETITKKEVISFANEFFGENYVVVYKERGENDKLIRVENPKITPIKINKEAQSEFLTQLLAEKTHDIAPIFADYSKEILEDNLNGIKLSSIKNTQNNLAQMNFIFPMGTDNDKELGLVLEVLEYMGTDRYSPEEIKQEFYKIGVNYSFQVGTDNISIMLGGLEENLAKGVALMVHWLRNIQPDNSIYQTMVATILDAREISKKDKNQITRALVNYAKYGENSRFRDVITKERLQTAKAEDFTQRTQILLDYPYELFFYGQDIEAFKSALLDIGLTKGNLTPPTPKNYPEPLTNQNKVYLVDYDMVQVEIMKVGRGEEINPKNFGRISVFNEYFGRGLSSIVFQEIRESKSLAYSAYVSYTYPSQLKKYDYVTSYLGTQADKMEIALNSINELMSELPQVKSQFNNAKSSALKQIASQRLTKQNLYFNYLAMQKWGYSYDIRKDIYDEINSLSLDDLTDFYNQNIKPIPYHTAIIGQAKSLDLNYLKSLGAVRELSIEDLFGY; translated from the coding sequence ATGAAATATGATGTAATATCCCACACCGATAAGAATGGGCTAGAATACCTATCGGTAACTAACGACGACAACCAAGTAAGAATATACACGCTAAAAAATGGTCTTAAAGTGTACCTCTCCAAAAATTCTGATGCTCCCAGAATACAAACTTATATCCCCGTAAGAACAGGAAGTAATAACGACCCCAAAGACAATACTGGTCTTGCCCACTATCTGGAGCATATGATGTTTAAAGGTACTTCTAAAATAGGTAGCCTTGACTGGGAAAAAGAACGACCTCTTTTACAGAAATTATCCGATTTGTTTGAGCAGCACAAAGCCACCCAAAACGAGGAAGAAAAAAAGCAAATTTACAAAGAGATAGACACTATTTCTCAAGAGGCAGCACAGTATGCTATCCCCAACGAATACGACAAAATTTTATCTTCTCTAGGGGCTTCTGGCACTAACGCCCACACTTGGCTAGACGAAACGGTGTATAAAAACAACATTCCGTCCAACGAGTTGGAAAAATGGTTTAAAGTAGAAAAAGAACGCTTTTCGGAGCTAGCTTTAAGGCTATTCCATACCGAGCTAGAGTCGGTTTATGAAGAGTTCAATAGAGCCCAAGATAACGATTTTAGATTGGTGCATTATGAAATTATGGACGCTCTTTTCCCTAATCACCCCAACGGGCAACAAACTACCCTCGGTAAAGCCGAACATCTAAAAAACCCGTCTATGGAAGCCTTACATAAGTATTTTAACGAATACTATGTTCCTAACAATTATGCCCTTATTTTGGTGGGAGATTTAGATTTTGAACCAACTATTGCTTTAGCTGAACGCTATTTTGGCACTTTTTATTTTAGAGAGTTGCCTCCAAAAACACCCATTATAGAGCAACCTATAAGCAACATTATTAAAAGAACTATTAAAAGTCCTTCTGCACCTAGACTTCAGATGGCGTGGCGTTCTCATAGCTATGGCACTCAAGAAGCTAGACTTACCGAGATATGCACTCAAATCCTTTCAAACAACGGCGAGGTAGGACTTATTGATTTAAACATCAATCAAAAACAAACCGCCTTAAGAGCATCGGCGTTTCATTCTCCATTTAAGTCTTACGGATTTTTATCTATCGTCATCGTTCCAAAAGAAAATCAAACTTTGGACGAAGCGAAGGATTTAATTCTATCTCAAATAGAAGCCTTGAAAAAAGGAGATTTCCCTGATTGGCTTATCCCTGCCATCATCAACGATATTAAAAAAGGAAGATTAAAACAACTAGAAACTGCCGATGGACTCGCCACACTCCTTTACGAAACCTTCATTAAAGAAAGAGAATGGAACGAAGAACTAAACGAACTCAATCTATACGAAACCATTACTAAAAAAGAAGTCATTAGTTTTGCCAACGAGTTTTTTGGCGAAAATTATGTGGTAGTTTATAAAGAAAGAGGCGAAAATGATAAACTCATACGCGTAGAAAACCCTAAAATAACGCCTATTAAAATCAATAAGGAAGCTCAATCTGAATTTTTAACGCAACTCCTCGCAGAGAAAACTCACGATATAGCTCCTATTTTTGCCGATTATTCTAAAGAAATATTAGAGGATAACCTCAATGGGATTAAACTAAGCTCCATTAAAAACACCCAAAACAACCTCGCTCAAATGAATTTTATTTTCCCTATGGGAACGGATAATGATAAAGAGCTAGGTTTGGTACTAGAAGTGTTGGAATATATGGGAACCGACCGCTATTCTCCCGAAGAAATAAAACAAGAGTTTTACAAAATAGGGGTTAATTACAGCTTCCAAGTTGGTACAGATAACATTAGCATTATGTTGGGCGGCTTGGAGGAAAATCTTGCTAAAGGAGTTGCACTAATGGTACATTGGCTAAGGAATATACAGCCTGATAACTCTATTTATCAAACTATGGTAGCCACCATCTTAGACGCTCGTGAAATAAGTAAAAAGGACAAAAACCAAATTACGAGAGCCTTAGTAAATTATGCTAAATATGGAGAAAACTCTCGTTTCCGAGATGTTATCACCAAAGAAAGGTTACAAACGGCTAAAGCGGAAGATTTTACACAAAGAACCCAAATATTGTTGGATTACCCTTATGAACTATTCTTCTATGGGCAAGATATTGAAGCGTTTAAATCAGCATTATTAGATATAGGTCTTACCAAAGGAAACCTTACGCCTCCAACTCCTAAAAACTACCCAGAGCCACTCACTAACCAAAACAAAGTCTATCTAGTAGATTATGATATGGTACAGGTGGAAATAATGAAGGTAGGACGAGGCGAAGAAATCAATCCTAAAAACTTTGGACGAATAAGCGTCTTTAATGAATATTTTGGGCGAGGTTTATCTTCTATTGTATTTCAGGAAATACGAGAATCTAAATCGTTGGCATATTCAGCTTATGTGTCTTACACCTACCCTAGCCAACTCAAAAAGTATGATTATGTAACGTCTTACCTTGGCACTCAAGCAGACAAAATGGAAATCGCTCTAAACTCTATAAACGAACTGATGAGCGAACTTCCACAAGTCAAGTCTCAATTCAATAATGCTAAAAGTTCTGCTCTGAAGCAAATTGCCTCACAAAGACTTACGAAGCAGAATTTATATTTCAATTATCTTGCGATGCAAAAATGGGGATATAGCTACGACATTAGAAAGGATATTTATGATGAGATAAACTCGCTTAGTTTAGACGATTTAACTGATTTTTATAATCAAAACATAAAACCGATACCGTACCACACCGCCATTATAGGACAAGCCAAAAGCCTTGACTTAAATTATCTAAAAAGTTTAGGAGCAGTACGGGAGTTAAGTATAGAAGATTTATTCGGTTATTAA